In the genome of Candidatus Margulisiibacteriota bacterium, the window GCGTTCGCTGAACTGCCTGAAGAAGGCCGGGGTCAAAAAGGTCGGCGAGCTGGTCCAGTATTCGGAAGAGGAGCTGATGAAGTTCAAGAATTTCGGCTCCAAATCGCTGACCGAGGTGCGCAGCAAGCTGTCAGAGTACAAGCTTAAGCTCAAGGGAGAGTAAGGGAAATGAGGCATCGCAAAGGGAACGCTAAATTAAGCCGGCCGACCGACCAGCGCCTGGCGCTGCTCCGGTCGATCGTCCGCTCGCTGTTCCTGTACGGGCGCGTCACCGTGACGCTGACCCGGGCCAAGGAGGCGCGGCGCATGGCGGAGCGCCTGGTCACCGCCGCCAAGAAGAACGACCTGAACGCCCGGCGCAAGGTCGAAAAGGTGATGGCCGAACGGAAACTGGTCACCAAGATCTTCAAGACGATCCCGGAGCGCTACGAAGGGCGGCCGGGCGGCTACACCCGGATCATTAAATTAGGCCGGCGGCTGGGGGACGCGGCGCCGATGGCCGTACTGGAGCTGATATGAAAAAGCGCAAGACATTGTTCACCAACGACGCGGGGGTCAAGCGGAGCTGGTACCTGGTCGACGCGACCGACCGGGTCCTGGGGCGCCTGGCGACCAAGGTCTCGGTCTACCTGCGCGGCAAGCACAAACCAAGCTACACTCCGCAGACCGACTGCGGCGATTTCATCGTTATCGTCAATTGCGACAAGGTCAGGGTGACCGGCAAAAAGCTGAAAGGCAAAACGTATTTTACCCATTCCGGTTATCCCGGCGGCGACAAGATCGTTCTGCTGGAGAAAATGCTGGCCGATAAACCGGAAAAAGTGGTCCAGCTGGCGATCCGGGGGATGCTGCCCCACACCAAGCTGGGAGCGCAGATCATCAAAAAATTAAAAATCTTTAAAGGTCAGCCGGTGCAATACTCTAAATTGCAGAAGCTTGAGGTGTAAGAATGGGAGAAGCGAAGAAAAAAGCGCATAAGGAAGAGGCCGCGCCGAAGAAAAAGGCTGCCGCGGCCAAAACGGCCAAGCCCGCGGTCCGGAAAAAGAAAGCCGCCGCGCCGGAAGCGGTTGTTGCTCCGGTTGAGGCGGTCAAGCCGGAAGCCGTTGCGGCCCCGGTCAAGCCGACCTATGTTGCCAAACCGAAAAAGGCCAAACTGCCCGGGCCCAAATTCTACGGCACCGGCCGGCGCAAGGAAGCGATCGCCAAGGTCTGGCTGGTCCCCGGGACCGGCAAGGTCACGGTCAACGACAAGCCGCTGAGCCAGTATTTCTCCGGCCGCCGGGTCCTGGAACATAACGCCAGCCGTCCGTTGACGGTCGCGCAGGTCGCCGGCCAATACGACATCATCGCGGAGGCGTACAGCGGCGGCATCGCCGCCCAGGCGACCGCGGTCGGGCTCGGCATCGCCCGGGCGCTGATCAAGCTGAACCCGGAGCTCAAGACGCTCCTGAAGCGGGAAGGGCTCATGACCCGCGATCCGCGGACCAAAGAACGGAAGAAGTACGGCCGCAAGCGCGCCCGTCGCGGCTTCCAGTATTCGAAGAGGTAAAACCAATGAAAGTGGAAAGGCATTACGAAGGGTTCATGGACCCCAAGAAGGTCGAAGAGGGAGGCATCCTCCGGATCTCCGGCAAGTTCCTGCTGGACCACGAGAACGAGATCGTCAATTTGATCAAGCACGAGGGGAATCTGGCGGAGCAGAAGAACCCCGGCCATAAGGTCGTCAGCATCGATAAGGCCGACGGCGGGATCGTGGCCGCGATCTCCGATCACAACCTGGCCCTGCACATCGGCAAGGCGCTGTCCCACGCTTATCAGGGCAAACACGAATACAAATTCCTCAAAGGCGAAAAATATGTCGAAGTAGATTGGAGGAGAGACGACTAAGATGGCGAGAAAGCTGATCAAATACAATTTAATGATCCCGGGCCCCACGCCGATCCCGACCCGCGTCCTGGCGGCGATGAACCACGACATGATCGGCCACCGCGGCCCGCTGTTCTCCGCCGTGATGAAGGACGTCATGGCCGACCTCAAGTGGGCCTACGAGACCAAGAACGACATCTTTATCTATCCTTCGTCCGGGACCGGCGGCATGGAAGCCGCCGTGGTCAACGTCCTGTCGCCGGGCGACAAGGTGATCGTTCTCAATATCGGTAATTTCGGCTCGCGCTGGGCCAAGATCTGCAAGGCGTACGGCGCGGACGTCAACGACGTCAAATTCGAGCGCGGCCAGGCCGCTGACCCCAAGGTCCTGGAAGCGGAACTGAAAAAGGGACCGGTCAAAGCGGTCTTCATGCAGCAGAACGAGACCTCGACCGGCGTCCTGAACGACGTTGAGACTTTAGCCAAGACCGTCCGCCGGCTCCAGCCCGACGCGCTGGTCATGGTGGATGCCGTTTCCGGGATGATGGCCGCCCCGCTCAAGACCGACGAGTGGGAGCTGGACGTTGTCGTCTCCGGCTCGCAAAAGGCATTCATGGTGCCGCCCGGTGTTTCCGCCGTTTCGATCTCGGCCCGCGCCTGGAAAGCCCACGAAACCTCGAAGTGCGCCAAGCATTACTGGGACTGGGCGTTGATGAAAGCGGAAGCCCCCAAGGGGCACACTTACACCACGCCGCCCGAGTCGCTGATCTTCGGCATGGCCGAAGGGCTGAAGATGCTCAAAGAAGAAGGTAGGGAAAACGTTTTCGCCCGGCACAAATTCAACCGCGACCTGATCCGGACGGCGGCCAGGGCGCTCGGCCTTAAACTGCTGGCCGACGATTCGCACGCTTCTCCGGCGGTCACCGCGATCTGCCCGCCCGATGGGGTCGATGGCGAAGCGGTCCGCGCGGCGATGCGCGACGAGTTCAACGTCGAAGTCGCTCCGGGGCAGGGCGAGCTGAAGGGGAAGATCTTCCGGATCGGCCATCTCGGCTATATCGATTCGCTCGATATTATCGGGGCCTGGGCGGCGGTCGAGGTCCTCTTCAAGCGGCTGGGGGCCAAGATCAATTTCGGCGCCGGCGTCAAAGCGGCGATGGAGATGCTTTAAGTTCCCTTGCCGAATGTCAAGTTAACGCTCCAGTACGACGGGACCGGGTTTGCCGGTCTGGAGCTGCAGCCGGGACAAAGGACGATCCGCGCCGAACTGGCCAAAGCCCTCAAGACGCTGTATAAACGACAAATCCCCTTTATTACCGCTTCCCGGACCGATGCCGGCGTTCACGCGCTCGGTCAGGTCATCAGCTATCAACCGCCTTTTACTATCCCCTTAGATAAGCTTCCGGTCGCCTTGAACGGCGTTTTACCGGCTGACATCAGGGTCATTAAGGCGGAAGCGAAGCCGAAGTCTTTCCATGCCCGGTACGGGGCGAAAGGGAAGGAATACGAATACCTCATTTACAACGGCCCGGTCATGCCGCCTCATTTACGTTATTTGGCCTGGCACGTTAAACCTAAGTTAAACCTCGCGACGATGAAGAAAGCCGTTAAATACCTGGTTGGCAAACACGACTTCTCCTCCTTCTGCGCCGCTAATTCTGACGATACCAATTTTGT includes:
- the rplQ gene encoding 50S ribosomal protein L17 — translated: MRHRKGNAKLSRPTDQRLALLRSIVRSLFLYGRVTVTLTRAKEARRMAERLVTAAKKNDLNARRKVEKVMAERKLVTKIFKTIPERYEGRPGGYTRIIKLGRRLGDAAPMAVLELI
- the truA gene encoding tRNA pseudouridine(38-40) synthase TruA, whose protein sequence is MPNVKLTLQYDGTGFAGLELQPGQRTIRAELAKALKTLYKRQIPFITASRTDAGVHALGQVISYQPPFTIPLDKLPVALNGVLPADIRVIKAEAKPKSFHARYGAKGKEYEYLIYNGPVMPPHLRYLAWHVKPKLNLATMKKAVKYLVGKHDFSSFCAANSDDTNFVRTIHSLVIGHLTFVISSSLTVSLISLRVKGNGFLYKMVRNLVGTLVEVGLGRRKPEEMKRMLAAKDRRTAGKTATAQGLCLLRIDY
- the rpsI gene encoding 30S ribosomal protein S9, coding for MGEAKKKAHKEEAAPKKKAAAAKTAKPAVRKKKAAAPEAVVAPVEAVKPEAVAAPVKPTYVAKPKKAKLPGPKFYGTGRRKEAIAKVWLVPGTGKVTVNDKPLSQYFSGRRVLEHNASRPLTVAQVAGQYDIIAEAYSGGIAAQATAVGLGIARALIKLNPELKTLLKREGLMTRDPRTKERKKYGRKRARRGFQYSKR
- a CDS encoding alanine--glyoxylate aminotransferase family protein; this encodes MARKLIKYNLMIPGPTPIPTRVLAAMNHDMIGHRGPLFSAVMKDVMADLKWAYETKNDIFIYPSSGTGGMEAAVVNVLSPGDKVIVLNIGNFGSRWAKICKAYGADVNDVKFERGQAADPKVLEAELKKGPVKAVFMQQNETSTGVLNDVETLAKTVRRLQPDALVMVDAVSGMMAAPLKTDEWELDVVVSGSQKAFMVPPGVSAVSISARAWKAHETSKCAKHYWDWALMKAEAPKGHTYTTPPESLIFGMAEGLKMLKEEGRENVFARHKFNRDLIRTAARALGLKLLADDSHASPAVTAICPPDGVDGEAVRAAMRDEFNVEVAPGQGELKGKIFRIGHLGYIDSLDIIGAWAAVEVLFKRLGAKINFGAGVKAAMEML
- the rplM gene encoding 50S ribosomal protein L13, whose product is MKKRKTLFTNDAGVKRSWYLVDATDRVLGRLATKVSVYLRGKHKPSYTPQTDCGDFIVIVNCDKVRVTGKKLKGKTYFTHSGYPGGDKIVLLEKMLADKPEKVVQLAIRGMLPHTKLGAQIIKKLKIFKGQPVQYSKLQKLEV